The sequence CGGCAGGGCCACGGCCTGATCTTCACCACCCGCGACCGCCCGGTGGCCACCAAACGCGGCTGGTCGGCCGGCGCCATGCGGCACGGCGTGAGCACCGTCCGCTCCGGCCGGCGCCATGCCCTCGGCCTGGTCTTCCACGACGCCGCCTGATGGACACGTACCACGAGGGCACCGGCCCCGCCTCCCCGCTCATCGGCCCCGAGGACCTGGCCGCCGCCTCCCTCGGCCCGGACGGCGCCCCGCCGCGGCCCGCCCCGCACACGGACGCCGAACTCGCCGCGCTCATCGGCCTGTTGACGCGGCCCAAGGCCCGGATCGCCACCGTCACCGTGGGCCACGGCCGTGACGCCGCCTCCCGGGCCGCCGCCGCGGCCTTCACCGGCGCATGGCAGGCCCGCGGCGGCACGGTCCTGGCCGTCGTCGACTGGCCGGAATCGGCCGCCTCCTGGCTGCGCCCGGCCCGCCGGCTGACGGCCCAGACCCCCGACGCCTGGGTCATCGCCGCGGCCCCGCCCGGCTTCGCCCAACTCGCCCGCCGCCTGCGGCACAGCACCGACTGGGACCCGGCCCGCACCGTCGCCTTCGCCGCCCTCCAGGACCCCCGGCTGCCCGCCCTGACCGGCCCCGACGTCCTGCACGGCCTGCGGGGCGCGACCGGCGAGGGCGGCACGTGGCAGATCGCCGGACACTGGGTCACGGCCTTCCCGCCGACGGCCGGTACGGACGGTCGGCAGTCCGGTCAACGACCCGGTCAACGGCCCTGATTCGCACATCTGTTGCCTGCACCTGCGGCCGTCCGGTGGGTATGTTGGTCGCCGCACGGCGTGACCGTTCCGGCACGGAACGGCGCGGCGCCGCGGCATGCCGTACGCCGTGTGTCGTGTGGGTGCGCTCGAAGCGACCGGTAGCCCGGAAGTAAGGA is a genomic window of Streptomyces gilvosporeus containing:
- a CDS encoding ABC transporter substrate-binding protein, whose translation is MDTYHEGTGPASPLIGPEDLAAASLGPDGAPPRPAPHTDAELAALIGLLTRPKARIATVTVGHGRDAASRAAAAAFTGAWQARGGTVLAVVDWPESAASWLRPARRLTAQTPDAWVIAAAPPGFAQLARRLRHSTDWDPARTVAFAALQDPRLPALTGPDVLHGLRGATGEGGTWQIAGHWVTAFPPTAGTDGRQSGQRPGQRP